One genomic segment of Tubulanus polymorphus chromosome 4, tnTubPoly1.2, whole genome shotgun sequence includes these proteins:
- the LOC141903823 gene encoding uncharacterized protein LOC141903823, protein MAESISETYSDSDESERSDSVSSDSSRISEIEEGNNSNDEIVVINPFDFEPDASDDEVYSASVWEDAWRTEVDRLKDWCTCGHFQPLGFARECVCCQEIPEVVSKLDEATVIQKMEFTCMTDHPGLNSDCLDPWNLQCAWSQYKQQYKGSGFEGPAHAKYRHIAYRQFVRRCWNYLGKDCRVVLPSCVVSCIRAHFPPPGLEEDFKFKGHQWPKLKK, encoded by the exons ATGGCGGAGAGTATATCAGAAACGTATAGTGACAGCGATGAAAGTGAACGTAGCGACTCGGTGTCATCAGATTCCAGCCGAATCTCCGAAATTGAAGAAGGAAACAATTCTAACGATGAGATAGTGGTCATAAATCCGTTTGATTTTGAACCCGACGCGTCGGACGACGAGGTTTATTCGGCTAGTGTTTGGGAAGATGCTTGGCGGACCGAGGTTGATCGCTTGAAAGATTG GTGCACATGCGGACATTTTCAACCATTGGGGTTCGCCCGTGAATGTGTTTGTTGCCAGGAAATACCAGAAGTAGTCTCCAAATTAGACGAAGCAACAGTCATCCAAAAAATGGAATTCACGTGTATGACCGATCATCCCGGTTTGAATTCGGATTGTTTGGATCCTTGGAACTTGCAGTGTGCCTGGTCCCAATACAAGCAACAGTATAAAGGCAGTGGCTTTGAGGGACCTGCTCATGCTAAATATCGACACATTGCTTATAGACAGTTTGTACGGCGGTGCTGGAACTATCTCGGCAAGGATTGTAGGGTGGTGTTACCTTCTTGTGTTGTGTCTTGTATAAGGGCACATTTTCCACCACCTGGCTTAGAAGAGGACTTTAAATTTAAGGGACATCAATGGCCTAAACTCAAGAAATAA